The genomic DNA ACGAAGGTCCGTGCGCCCTACGACGGCATCGTCACCGCCCGCTTCGCCGATCCCGGCTCGCTCATTCAGATCGCCACGTCCTCGGCCTCCAGCGCGATTCCGCTCTTTACGGTCATGGACCTCAACACGGTTCGTGTCTATGCAAATGTCCCACAGGACGACAGCCCCTGGGTCGTTCCAGGCAAAACCACCGCGACCGTGAAGGTCACGGAGCTGCCCAACCGGTCGTTCAGCGGTGTCGTCACCCGCTCCACCCTGGCGCTTGATCCCGCGACGCGCAGCCTGCTCATAGAGATCGATTTGCCCAACACAGACCATGCGCTCCGGCCCGGTACCTTTGCCGAAGTGACACTCGGCTTGCGGGAAATCCCCCAGGCTCTCGTCGTGCCGCCACAGGCCGTCATCAGCACACCCAAAGGAAAATCGGTCTTCATCGTCGAAGAGGGCAAGGCCAAGTCGGTCGTAGTACAGACCGGCATCAGCGACGGCCGCTGGATCGAAATCACCTCCGGTTTGCAGGGCCACGAAGAAGTGGTCGCGGTCGGAAAACGCCGCCTACTGGACGGCATGCCGGTCGAGGCTGCGCCGTTCAATCTGCCTGACGCCAAACCGTCCCAACAGAAATTCGAGCGTCGCGCTCCCGGTGGCACTCCTCCGCCGCCGACCCCTGCTCCGAATGGAACCTTGCAGAAACAGGGAGAACGTTCATGAGTCGATTATGGTCCCAGCCCCCCCTCAGGACGCTGACCACGCTGGCGGTCACGGCCCTGTTCCTCTCGGCCTCGCAGGCTGCCGAGACGGATCAGCCCTTCACGCTGCCTCACGGTAGTTTTCTGGGCGTCGAGCGCGCCGTCGATATCGCGGTGAAGAACCACCCCATGCTGCTCGAAGGCGCGGCGAACCTGAAGGCCTCGGAGGCCCGCACCGAACAGGCCCGCTCCCTCTACTACCCGCAGGTCTATGCGAACGCCAACACGATAGCGGGCGCCGGAGTGAGCAACCCGCGCTTCATGGTCGGCGGTGGATTACTCCGTGAAAACCAGACCACCTTCACCGGCGGTGTCATCGCCAACCAGCGCATCTACGACTTCGGATACACGAGCAATTTGGTGGAGTCGAACAAGCTGGCCGAACGCGCGCAGGGGCAGGATGTCAGCGCTCGCCGCGCCCTCGTGTTGCTGTATGTGCAACGCGCATATCTGAACAGTCTGAAGCGGAAGCGGCTGGTCCAGATCGCCGAAGAAACCGTCCGGGAGCGCGGGATCATCGCCGGGCAGATCGAGACTCTCTACCGACAACAACTGAAATCGAAGCTCGACTTCGATCTGGCGCATGTGGAACTGGTCAATGCGCAGTCGCTCCTGGTGCGCAGTCGTAACGATTTAAAAGCCAGCTTTGCGGACTTGAACCGGACCATGGGCATCGTCGGAGGCGACGACTACGTCCTCGAAGACATTTCCGTGGAGGTGCGCCCGCAAAAGACGCTGGAAAGCCTGATCAACGAAAGCCTGTCGCATCCGGAAGTGAAACGCGCGAAGGAGCAGACCGCGTCAGCCGATGCGAGACTCACCGCGGCCAAACGCCAGTACCTGCCGACCGTCTCGGCGATCGCCAGCGGCGGAACCTTCGATCCCTTCGACGCCCGCCAGAACCAGCAGACCGGCGGCTGGTGGATGGCCGGCGCGATGGTGTCGATGCCCCTCTTCACCGGATTTCTGATCGAGAATCAAGTCGTGGAGGCGAACGCCAATCGTCAGGCCGCCTCCGCCGCAACCAGCAGTATCGAACAGGCGCTGACGCAACAGGTGACCAACGCCTATCTCGACACCCTGACCTTCGCCCAACAAATTACCCTGGCCGAGGAACAGGTCAAGACGGCGCAAGAAGCGTTGCAGCTTTCGAAACAACGCTACAAACTGGGGTTAGGCACAGTGGTGGAAGTGACGCAATCGGAAGTGGCGGTCACCGCGGCGCAAACCCGGTTGGCAGAAACCCAATTCGACTACAAGATTGCGGAAGTCACGCTAGCCTACACGTCTCAGGGCGACGACACCGGGCGCGCGCTCTTATTGAGTCGCGCCAGCCCCCCTTCACCGGATGCAGTAGGACCGCACCCGGCCAATTAGCAGGTGCTCCGACCGAGGCATGCTCGCCGTTCGTGACGCGTGATGAGTGGTGACTTTTCTTCCCGCTTCACGATGGACGCGTGTTTTGGGCTTCTAGCCAGGATTATTCATGGATACCTTCGCGAGGCGTGTGAGTCCGAGGGCCGCCGGGCGAGAGGATCGGACGACGGAGCGGGCGGTCAGGAATAGTCCGGGCTAGACCGGTTGGCCGGGGAAGACTCTGGCAAGGTCGATCACCAGTTCGTCTTTGGAGTTGGCGAGGAGCCAGTCCCAGATGCTGGTACTCTGAATCACCATGGCCTGGTCGAGATCGAAAAACAGGTCGAAGCCTTTGGAGACGATGGGATTCATGGGGTAGCGGCGATCGTAAATCATGCCGTAGGCCGGAATACCGTACACGGTTTGCCAATTTCCCAAAATAAAGTGCAGTTCAGTCCCCCTCACGTAGAGCCCGCCTGACGTGATGATCCGCTTGACCGACGTCTGCGGCTGACTCAGGTAATAGGTGACCCGCTCATTCTCCCGCGCCAACCGTAACGCTTCGACCAACTGCGGGACCAGAATCGCGATCTCCCCATCCCGAAACATCGGCAACCGGATCGAGTCCCCTGAAATCCAGCGCTGGATCGAAGCCTGGTGCTCCTGGACCGTAAGGCCCATCAGAACGCGACGCACCTGGTCGTGAGAGAACTGGGCCGGATGCGTGAAATGACCAGGCGGCCACTCCGGCAGCACATTGGCATCCAACTCCAAGCGGACAAAATTGACGGGATCTTCGTAGACGGTCCGCGAGGGGACCTGGGGAATGGCGCACCCCGCAGCGGCCAAGGCCGCTGCGGCAAACACAGTCATCCGTGAAACGTGAAACGCGAAACGTCGGCCGACCCGCCCCTCTTTCTTTGAGTTTTCCCTCTTCACGTCGTACGTGTTACTTTTTACGTTTCACGGCCATCACTCGGTAATAGTGACGGTCATTTCGACGCGCTCCAGCGGGTTATCCCGCCCGTCGCGCTTGGAGCCGACCACTTTGTCGACCACGTCCAGTCCGCTTTGCACTTCACCGAAGACCGTATACTGCCAGTCCAGAAAGTTGGCGTCGTTGACGCAGATAAAAAACTGCGAGCCCGCGCTGTCCGGATCGTTGGCGCGCGCCATGGACAGGGTCCCTCGCTTGTGCGGCTTGCTGTTGAACTCCGCCTTCACGTTGTGCCCTGGACCACCCATTCCATGCGACGCGCGGTCCGGATTCTTGCTATTGGGATCGCCGCCCTGAATCATGAACCCGGGGATCACCCGGTGAAACGTCGTGCCGTTGTAGAAGCCCTTCTTCGCCAGATCTACGAAGTTCTTCACATGACCGGGCGCCACGTCGGGAAACAAACGCAGCACGATCTCGCCCCATGGCTCGTTCTTGGATGTGACAGAAATGGTCGCTACCGGTGAACCCGCTTGTGCCGTCATCTCGTATCCTTTCCTACTCAGTTAAACTTGAAGGGCGCAACACTCTCCCCTTCCAATCCCTGGCTGACCGCCGTCCAGGTGAGGCCATCGTCATCGCTGCGAAAGACCCCCGAACTGGTGCCGGCGTAGAAGCCCCCTTTTTCACCTTCGATCAACACTTGCACCGACAGATTGCTGAGCCCCTTGTTCAAGGGAACCCATTGCCGCCCCTTGTCGACGGTCTTGAAGATTCCCCGGCCCGTGGCGACATAGACGCCGCGCTCATTGCTGATCAAACCGCGGATCGAATCGTTCGGCAAGGCCCGGCTGATCGGCGACCAGGTTTTGCCCGCATCGCCGCTGCGGAAGACACCTCCGTCGAACGTGCCGGCATAGACACCCTGTTCCTTATCCACGGCCAACACCCGGATAAAATTTTCGACCAATCCCTCGTGGTCGCGCAGCCCTTGCCGCAACCGCGTCCATCCGGTCGACCGCTCCTTATAACTATGCACGCCCTTCCCGGAGGTGCCTGCGTAGAGGGTCCCATCGTCGGTCCTGGCCAGCGCGTGCACCAGAATCTCATCCAAACCGGTGGACACGACCTTCCATTGATCCTGCGCGGCATTCAACAGATAGACGCCGTCCCCGGTTCCGGCATAAAGCCCCTTGGCATCCATCATCAAGGCTTTGATCTCCAGACGCTTGAGGCCCTTGTTGACCGGCTGCCAGATCTTGCCCCCGTCACGCGACCGGAAGACGCCGCCGCGAAACGTACCCGCGTAGATCGCGCCGTCCTTGCCGGTGGTGAGACAGAGCACGAAGGGATCGGTCAATCCCTGGTTGGCCGACGTCCAGGACCCGCCACGATCGGCGCTGCGAAAAATGCCCATGCCGAAGGAACCGGCATAAATCACTCCTCCGGAGCCGGCCGTGAGGGCCTGAATACTCGTATTGCCGATATCGGCGGAGGCGCCCGGTTCCTGCCCCGGATGCCCCTGCTCCAGATTCAACGGAGCACCGCCCTCGCTCCCGCCCGGGAAAGATGCCGCATGCGCGAACCCCTGCAGACCGCCGAGTGTAAACGCCGTCAACACCAGCATGTGACGCAGCATAGAATGATCATCCTTCCAAAAGTGTGGGCGCCGGATTACCGGACGCGATGACCGGCCGTGCCGATGGGTATATCAGGATCGAGCGGCAAATTCATGTCGGGAGCCGGCCCTGCGGCCCGCCCGAAGATCTTGGCCCCGATGATCCCGATCTCATAGAGTACCATGAGCGGGACGGCCATCAACAACATGGTAAACAGCGTCGCGTCCGGGGTCACGATGGCCGAAATGATCAGCGCCGCCATGATGGCATGTTTGCGATAGTGCGCCAGCACCGCGGCCGAGACGACCCCCACGCGAGACAACAGAGTCAGCACCAGCGGCAGTTCAAAGGCGCAGCCGAAGATCAGGAGAAATTTGACATTGAAGTCGATATAGGTCCCTACACCGAGCGCGGGGGTGATGTCGCGATCCATACCGAAGCTGACGAAGAAGTCGATGACGAGCGGCAGAATGACGAGGTTACAAAAGACCAGGCCGAGCGCAAACAGAAACGCCGCCAGCAGGAACAAGGGAATCGCCCAGCGTTGCTCCTTGGGGAGCAACGCCGGTTCGATAAACTTCCAGCACTGGTAAAACACCATGGGCAGGCTGAGGATGATCCCCGCCAGAAACGACACTTTGATGGACGCAAACAGCGCTTCCGTCGGCCCGTAAAACACCAGTTGATTGGGAAACGGGCGATTGAGCCAGGCGACCATCTCGGAGGAGTAGGCAAACGCCGTGGCGAACGCGACCGCCAAGGTCACCACGATGATCAGCAGCCGCTTCTTGAGCGACTGAATATGGGCGGCCAGTGGTGCGAGCATTGCCTGTCTGAATCAACGACCCGGCCTTCCGCGCCTTCGGCTCTCACACCGGCTCGATGCGAGCAGCGGCGGGATGCGACCGGGACGGAAAGCCGGAGATCTTCGCTAACGCGACGATCGAATGAATTCGGCTATTTTGTCTTTGGTGGCCAGCTTCTCTTTTTGCAACTGCTTCTTCAGCACTTCTTCCGCCGGCGTGAGCACATGCCGCTTTTGTAAATCGGCTAACTCGGCATCGAGGCGGTGGTGAGATTCTTCAAGCGCACGGAATTCTGTATTGGACCGCCGTAACCGTTCAGTGATCGCCGTCTCCGTCTGCATGTCGCACCTCCTGGTTGACTACATACGTTCGTGGATGACTGTCCTGTTGCCCGGCTCCCGGAATCGCCCTACGACCGTTCGCACAAGGGACCTAACTGGAGCGGCGCCATTTCCATCAGCACCGCATCTTCGTCAGGGTTCACATAATACCGCGTCCGCGTGGCGGTCTGACGAAATCCCAACCGATAGTAGAGGGTCAACGCCTCCTGATTCGAGGCCCGCACCTCCAGCATCGCCCGGCTGGCACCACGCTCCAACCCGGCCCGCAATGCCGTACAGACCAGCCGCCTCGCCACACCCTGCCGTCGAAACGGGGCGAGCACAGCCAGGTTCATCAACCGCACTTCCTCGAACACGATCCAATAGCAAAAATACCCGGCAACCACGAAGGCCCCTGACCCGGGGTCAGGACACTTCGCGATAAGGAACTGGGCAAATTGATTACCGGACAACTCGGCTACCAACATTTTGCGCGTCCAGGGGGCAGAGAAGCAAGCCTGTTCGATGGCGAATACCTCGTCGAGAACCTCAGCGGTCGCCGGTTCAATCAGCACCGAATCTGACGCCATATCCGACTCAATTCCCAATGCCATTGCCTACTTCCGCGGCTGCGGATCGGCGTCGGTTCGACCGCGTTTCCCACGGCCCTGCGCTAATTTGCTGGCGACCCGCTGCCGGCGCCGTTCGAGAGCCGACACCCCCTGCTGCTCGTCGAATTTCACTTCCGCTTCCGTGCGCTGAACATAGCAGGGAACCAGCTCCGGTCCCGCAACCTGCCCTGCCCCCAGACGCTGTCGCCCGGCGAGACCGACACTCACGGCTGAAGGGCGTTGTTGCTCCGGCCTGACTTCTCGCACCTGCCCGCCCGCCGCTTCAACGGCCTCCCGGATGTCCTTTTCATAGGCTTGCCAGCCGTCGCCGAACAACGTACAGGCTTTGGCCGCTTGTAACGCCCGGGCCACCGAAGCAGGAGGACCGACCTGCTCGGCGATGTGAGTTCGCAAACCCGTTCCAGGCAACCATTCGTAGGCGGCCCAATACACTTCATTGTGCCGACTCTTCAGGACCGGCACTAATACACCCTTCACATCGCGCAGATTCCAGGCCATCGCTTCCAAGGTCGGCACCGTCACAATGGGAGTGCCCAACACGGCACGAAATCCCAACATCGTGGCAAGCCCCACACGCAGGCCGGTGAACGAGCCGGGGCCAATGGACACGGCCAATGCTTGAAGATCCTTCAACGAAAGTCCGGCCCCGCGCAACAGACGATCGATGGCGCCCATCAACGAGCGCGCGTGCGATCCTTCGGCATCCTGTTCAAGCAGGGCCAGCACCTGATCATCCTGAAGCAGCGCGACACTTTGCCAGGCCGTGGCCGTATCGATTGCCAGCAAATGCCTGACCGGTTTCGCCTTCATACCCGCCCAAGCTCGCTGGGCTTGATCGGTTCGTTCGGCACCAATTCGTGAAACGTCACCTGCAAACTGCCCGATCCCTGTCCGTCGGTCATCCGGATGGCGAAGGGGCGCATGATCCGCTTGTCGGCTGTAGGCGCCTGGCCGTTCACCGCCGATACGGCCTCGACCCCGCCGCCGACCGCGCGATAATCATCGAATTGCATCGTGGCTTCGACGTCACCGGACGGCGACAGGCGCTCTTCCTGCACAACCAGCAAATTCCGACGATCGAACCAGATCCGCCTGGCCACGAACGGAGCCGTGCCATTCAGGCCCGGCGCGGTCACCACATCGAGTCGATACCGGTTGCCGTCCTCCGTCAATCGTACCGACTCGTGAGGCCCGACCACCTGGGTCCCGATGATCCCGCTCATCGCCCAGACGCTCAGTTGGAAAGGGCGCGTCAGTTGGCCGAGTTGATCCGCCTCAGACGGGCGGCCGGTCACCTCACGTCCCATGGTCGGTAACCGAAGCTTGAATTGATCTTCGATCTGCACAAACTCGAAAATTTCGCTACCCACTGCAGAGAATCCGCGCAATCGGATGGCATTGGGACGTTGATAGAACACCGTGCCTTGCACACGCTGGCCGATCGACAGAATGCCGCCGGTGATCTTTGCACTGAAGAGCCCCTTGATCGTACGAACCTCGCCGGCCTGTTCCTGCAGGAGTGCCGTTAACTGCTCAGCCGTCGCCTGCTTGAGCTGGATGGTCTCAGCCGGACCGAAGAGCGCGCAGCCGGAGAGCACCGAGAGACACAACAGAACAACAACCGTACCGAGCGAGGCAGTCTTGCGTGTCACCTCTACCGTTTCACCTTTTGCTTCACGCCAGTACTGCATCCAACGCGTCTCCGACTTCATGAATGCCGATCAACTCAATGCCTTCGACCGGTTCCAGCTTGGCGACGTTTCTCTCCGGCAGGAGACAGCGTTTGAATCCCATTTTGGCGGCTTCGCGAATCCGCAGCTCGGCCTGGCTGATCGCCCGGACTTCACCACCCAGTCCGACTTCGCCCATGACGAGCGTCGTAAAATCGATCGGACTCTCCCGCAAACTCGACGTGACGGCGGCGACAATGCCCAGATCAATGGCCGGTTCGTCGATGTGGATCCCGCCGACCACATTCACATACACGTCCTGCCCTGAGAGGTGCATGCCCAATCGTTTCTCCATCACGGCCAGCAGCAACGACAGCCGATTCGGTTCCACGCCATTGGCCATACGCTTGGGCATGGGATAATTGGTCCCCGAGACCAACGCCTGCAGTTCCACCAGGATCGGCCGCGTCCCTTCCAGGCTGGACACCACCACCGAGCCGGTACTGCGTTGCGGCCGCTCGGCCAGAAACAATTCGGAGGGGTTACTGACTTCCTCCAAGCCGCCATCCTTCATTTCAAAGACGCCGATCTCGTTCGTCGATCCGAAGCGATTTTTTACCGCTCGCAGAATCCTGAAACTGTGGCTCTTATCCCCTTCGAAATACAGTACCGTATCGACAATGTGTTCCAGCAAGCGCGGTCCGGCGATGGCACCTTCCTTCGTGACATGCCCGATGATGAACACCGGCACGTTGCTGCGCTTGGCGAACCACATCAGCTGCCCGGCCACTTCCTGCACCTGGCTGATGCTGCCCGGCGCCGAGGTGAGCTGCTCGGTGTAGACCGTCTGAATCGAATCCACCACCACGGCCGCCGGCTGGATTTCCTGGATGGCCTTTAAGATCTGTTCGAGACTGGTCTCCCCGAGAATCAGCAGATGTTTGCCGTCGATGCCCAGACGTTGCCCCCGCATCTTGATCTGCCGGGGAGACTCCTCGCCGGAGACGTACAGAACCTGCTCACCCGGCGCCGCAAGCAGCGGCAATGCCTGCAAGAGTAACGTGGTCTTGCCGATGCCGGGATCGCCCCCGATCAGCATCACCGAGCCTTGCACCACACCACCGCCCAACACACGGTCGAACTCCCCCATGCCCGTGCTGTGCCTGGGTTCGCCGACGATTTCGATATCGGAGATCGGCGTGGCCACGGCCATGGCTGTTTTGGGCATACCCTGGCGGCCTTTGGGGGCAGCCGGCAATCGCTCTTCCTTGAGCGTGTTCCAGCCTCCACAATCGGGGCAACGCCCAAGCCATCGCAGCGCCTGATGGCCGCAGGCCTGGCAATGAAATGTCGTCTTCGCCTTCATCTCTACTCGCTCCACCTCAAGGTCACAGATCTCAAGGCATCGTAAATGAAACAGCAGAGAAAAAGGAAGGAGTCGATGGGCGCATGAATGGGGAGATCCGCATGAAGTGCTGGTGAAATCCTACGTCTATCAGCGCAGCAATCAATTGGAAGCAGCAAGAGGATGAAAGGGAAGAGCAGGAGGAATACCGGGAAGAAACAGAAGCTCGGCACACAGATCGTTCGGCGTCAGGCTTTCCCGCCCTCAACCGGCAATCCTGACAATTGGAAGAGTGCGATGGCTGTCGCCGCCGCGGCATTGAGAGATTCGACCCCCGGTTTCAACGGGATGGTAAATCGCACGGTGGCGGCGTCCAGAACCGGTTCAGACAGGCCCCGACTCTCGCTGCCGATCGCCAGCACCGTTCGCGCAGGAATACTCCGAATCGCCCGGATGGGCACGCAGCCCTCACTGGTTCCGGCGTCGGCGGCCATGATCACGCAATCCAGGTTCTGCAGTTCTTCGAGGCTGGTGTGGGGAAAGATGGGCAGCTGAAACAACGCGCCTGCGGTCGCCCGCACGACTTTTGGATTGAACACATCGACGGAGTGGGGTGCCAGCCACAAGGCACTCACATTGAGTCCCGCCGCAGTTCGAATGATCGTCCCCATATTCGTCGGGTCCTGCAGCATGTCCCCGTAGAGGCCGAAAATTTTCGGTTGCGCCAGTATGGCCGACTGGTTCCAGGTCGGCTGATGAACGATGGCCAGCACGCCGCTGGAGGTTTCGACATCGGACAATTGGGCCAACTGGTGTTCCGGACAGCTGTGGACGGTACACCCGCTGCTGACCATCTGCTGCGCGACTTCCGGCGGTTGTCGTTCGAGAAACGTGGGGGTGACGACGAGGCAGACGATGTGTTGAGGTGCCGACTGCAACAATTCGAGGATGGGTTTGGTGCCTTCGAGCACGAAGACCCGTTCGCGGTCACGCGTACGCTTCGTCTTGACGACATCCCGTATGTGGGAGAGAAAGTTGCGAGAAACGGTGCGAGGTGAGGAGGTCAACAGTTACCCAAAGTCTGCGACACTGCGAGGAGGCCTTACTGAACAGGCAAGGCCTCCCCGACATCGACCTATTTGCGTTTCTTACCGGAAGCCGCTTCCGCCGCGCGAATGCGTTGCGCACGAACCTTCGCTCGCTTGAGCGCCGACAGCTTGCCGCGGGTCCGATCCCGCTCGGCCTTCAATCGCTCCAGCTGAGCACGAAGATGAACGCGCTCTTCCTTGTAAATATTGGCACATTCCGCAGGCGACAGGTTCGTCCAGTCTCCCGTTCCACGCGCCCGCTTGATTCGCGCTTCCAACGATTCACGCAGCAGCTTCTCGCGCATCG from Nitrospira sp. ND1 includes the following:
- a CDS encoding efflux RND transporter periplasmic adaptor subunit; this translates as MTEQVAPPQPVARSYRTLLWTGAAVLLIMAIGSYLYWQGDEPASPSAPARPTVTAQPEPAPGSAPPEPDSAPVDVQVIKPTRRDLVYTAKLPANVSPLYQTTLYAKVAGYLKWIGPDKGDTVKKNEVVAVIDAPEVEEQYQQAVSDYRIKKLTYERLAKVWKESPDVIAKQDVDVAEATFQGARHLMEQRVVMRDYTKVRAPYDGIVTARFADPGSLIQIATSSASSAIPLFTVMDLNTVRVYANVPQDDSPWVVPGKTTATVKVTELPNRSFSGVVTRSTLALDPATRSLLIEIDLPNTDHALRPGTFAEVTLGLREIPQALVVPPQAVISTPKGKSVFIVEEGKAKSVVVQTGISDGRWIEITSGLQGHEEVVAVGKRRLLDGMPVEAAPFNLPDAKPSQQKFERRAPGGTPPPPTPAPNGTLQKQGERS
- a CDS encoding TolC family protein, whose amino-acid sequence is MSRLWSQPPLRTLTTLAVTALFLSASQAAETDQPFTLPHGSFLGVERAVDIAVKNHPMLLEGAANLKASEARTEQARSLYYPQVYANANTIAGAGVSNPRFMVGGGLLRENQTTFTGGVIANQRIYDFGYTSNLVESNKLAERAQGQDVSARRALVLLYVQRAYLNSLKRKRLVQIAEETVRERGIIAGQIETLYRQQLKSKLDFDLAHVELVNAQSLLVRSRNDLKASFADLNRTMGIVGGDDYVLEDISVEVRPQKTLESLINESLSHPEVKRAKEQTASADARLTAAKRQYLPTVSAIASGGTFDPFDARQNQQTGGWWMAGAMVSMPLFTGFLIENQVVEANANRQAASAATSSIEQALTQQVTNAYLDTLTFAQQITLAEEQVKTAQEALQLSKQRYKLGLGTVVEVTQSEVAVTAAQTRLAETQFDYKIAEVTLAYTSQGDDTGRALLLSRASPPSPDAVGPHPAN
- a CDS encoding peptidylprolyl isomerase is translated as MTAQAGSPVATISVTSKNEPWGEIVLRLFPDVAPGHVKNFVDLAKKGFYNGTTFHRVIPGFMIQGGDPNSKNPDRASHGMGGPGHNVKAEFNSKPHKRGTLSMARANDPDSAGSQFFICVNDANFLDWQYTVFGEVQSGLDVVDKVVGSKRDGRDNPLERVEMTVTITE
- the tatC gene encoding twin-arginine translocase subunit TatC, with translation MLAPLAAHIQSLKKRLLIIVVTLAVAFATAFAYSSEMVAWLNRPFPNQLVFYGPTEALFASIKVSFLAGIILSLPMVFYQCWKFIEPALLPKEQRWAIPLFLLAAFLFALGLVFCNLVILPLVIDFFVSFGMDRDITPALGVGTYIDFNVKFLLIFGCAFELPLVLTLLSRVGVVSAAVLAHYRKHAIMAALIISAIVTPDATLFTMLLMAVPLMVLYEIGIIGAKIFGRAAGPAPDMNLPLDPDIPIGTAGHRVR
- a CDS encoding YdcH family protein — its product is MQTETAITERLRRSNTEFRALEESHHRLDAELADLQKRHVLTPAEEVLKKQLQKEKLATKDKIAEFIRSSR
- the rimI gene encoding ribosomal protein S18-alanine N-acetyltransferase, which translates into the protein MASDSVLIEPATAEVLDEVFAIEQACFSAPWTRKMLVAELSGNQFAQFLIAKCPDPGSGAFVVAGYFCYWIVFEEVRLMNLAVLAPFRRQGVARRLVCTALRAGLERGASRAMLEVRASNQEALTLYYRLGFRQTATRTRYYVNPDEDAVLMEMAPLQLGPLCERS
- the tsaB gene encoding tRNA (adenosine(37)-N6)-threonylcarbamoyltransferase complex dimerization subunit type 1 TsaB, producing the protein MKAKPVRHLLAIDTATAWQSVALLQDDQVLALLEQDAEGSHARSLMGAIDRLLRGAGLSLKDLQALAVSIGPGSFTGLRVGLATMLGFRAVLGTPIVTVPTLEAMAWNLRDVKGVLVPVLKSRHNEVYWAAYEWLPGTGLRTHIAEQVGPPASVARALQAAKACTLFGDGWQAYEKDIREAVEAAGGQVREVRPEQQRPSAVSVGLAGRQRLGAGQVAGPELVPCYVQRTEAEVKFDEQQGVSALERRRQRVASKLAQGRGKRGRTDADPQPRK
- the radA gene encoding DNA repair protein RadA, whose product is MKAKTTFHCQACGHQALRWLGRCPDCGGWNTLKEERLPAAPKGRQGMPKTAMAVATPISDIEIVGEPRHSTGMGEFDRVLGGGVVQGSVMLIGGDPGIGKTTLLLQALPLLAAPGEQVLYVSGEESPRQIKMRGQRLGIDGKHLLILGETSLEQILKAIQEIQPAAVVVDSIQTVYTEQLTSAPGSISQVQEVAGQLMWFAKRSNVPVFIIGHVTKEGAIAGPRLLEHIVDTVLYFEGDKSHSFRILRAVKNRFGSTNEIGVFEMKDGGLEEVSNPSELFLAERPQRSTGSVVVSSLEGTRPILVELQALVSGTNYPMPKRMANGVEPNRLSLLLAVMEKRLGMHLSGQDVYVNVVGGIHIDEPAIDLGIVAAVTSSLRESPIDFTTLVMGEVGLGGEVRAISQAELRIREAAKMGFKRCLLPERNVAKLEPVEGIELIGIHEVGDALDAVLA
- a CDS encoding RNA methyltransferase yields the protein MTSSPRTVSRNFLSHIRDVVKTKRTRDRERVFVLEGTKPILELLQSAPQHIVCLVVTPTFLERQPPEVAQQMVSSGCTVHSCPEHQLAQLSDVETSSGVLAIVHQPTWNQSAILAQPKIFGLYGDMLQDPTNMGTIIRTAAGLNVSALWLAPHSVDVFNPKVVRATAGALFQLPIFPHTSLEELQNLDCVIMAADAGTSEGCVPIRAIRSIPARTVLAIGSESRGLSEPVLDAATVRFTIPLKPGVESLNAAAATAIALFQLSGLPVEGGKA